Proteins from one Desulfonema limicola genomic window:
- a CDS encoding coiled-coil domain-containing protein has protein sequence MTNFDEHLEKLLAERKEKKTDNKKIDEKICSLLEDEFEKSDDLGSFLNIVENGMKNLYHIASKGIVSGYRRLSEDCKFIESIAYAYDRALVYQISSRFIAEGLISEGIKILSACCDQITDNGKKLPAKDFIQKLRTAFFQIPDLKEKPARIILEHENLPVNILICLTAVMSDNKIKNIYPILKELTLLQTSFVWNKLSFEEKEDFKNLTASFFKDFTGKKIDELIVNKEKKSLISDDFMNVFFPDAKGETDAVQETVTKDVAEEPMINEQLLQTGKTESAKSDTDTEGLKAFYHPNLQSKLSDEKIFKDAFPPLDAMADVVEWMQDIPQHELNKVSEWLEKHDDPMADLRQMESKLKDKIKSLNSEIDNYKTEKNELHKKVESLNKQIEEKNIDIRQLKADIKSQIKDHEEIVRNIITDGEEREKRLEQEFKNRIASKIQHLVDDFRYLKSESDLNVKSEGQEKVFCKLTEIFKYTLDIQVNV, from the coding sequence ATGACAAATTTTGATGAACACTTGGAAAAATTATTAGCCGAAAGAAAAGAGAAAAAAACTGATAATAAAAAAATAGATGAAAAAATTTGTTCTCTTTTGGAAGATGAGTTTGAAAAATCTGATGATTTAGGATCATTTCTTAATATTGTAGAAAATGGTATGAAAAATCTCTATCATATTGCTTCAAAAGGCATTGTTTCAGGGTATAGAAGACTTTCAGAGGATTGTAAATTTATCGAATCCATAGCATATGCTTATGACAGAGCCTTAGTTTATCAAATAAGTTCAAGATTTATTGCTGAAGGTTTAATATCAGAAGGGATAAAAATACTATCCGCTTGTTGTGATCAGATAACAGATAATGGGAAAAAACTTCCTGCAAAAGATTTCATTCAGAAGTTGAGAACCGCTTTTTTTCAGATTCCTGATCTCAAAGAAAAGCCAGCAAGAATAATTTTGGAACATGAAAATTTGCCTGTAAACATTCTTATCTGTTTAACAGCAGTTATGTCGGATAATAAAATAAAAAACATCTATCCGATACTAAAAGAGCTGACGTTGCTTCAAACATCCTTTGTTTGGAATAAGTTGTCTTTTGAAGAAAAAGAAGATTTTAAAAACCTTACAGCTTCTTTTTTTAAGGATTTTACTGGAAAAAAGATTGATGAACTGATTGTCAATAAAGAGAAGAAGAGTTTAATATCAGATGATTTTATGAATGTTTTTTTCCCTGATGCCAAAGGAGAAACTGATGCAGTTCAGGAAACTGTAACAAAAGATGTTGCCGAAGAACCAATGATAAATGAACAACTATTGCAAACAGGAAAAACAGAATCAGCAAAATCCGATACCGATACTGAAGGCTTGAAAGCGTTTTATCATCCAAATTTACAGTCCAAATTATCTGATGAAAAGATATTCAAAGATGCTTTTCCCCCTTTGGATGCAATGGCAGATGTTGTGGAATGGATGCAGGATATTCCACAACATGAATTGAATAAAGTATCTGAATGGTTGGAAAAACATGATGATCCAATGGCAGATTTGAGGCAAATGGAAAGTAAGCTGAAAGATAAAATAAAAAGTCTTAATTCTGAGATAGATAATTATAAAACAGAAAAAAATGAACTTCATAAAAAAGTGGAAAGCCTTAATAAGCAAATCGAAGAAAAAAATATTGATATCAGACAATTAAAAGCAGATATAAAGTCTCAGATTAAGGATCATGAGGAAATAGTAAGAAATATCATAACAGATGGAGAAGAAAGAGAAAAACGACTGGAACAGGAGTTTAAAAATCGGATAGCATCAAAGATTCAACATCTTGTTGATGATTTTCGTTATTTGAAATCGGAATCGGATTTAAATGTAAAATCAGAAGGGCAGGAAAAGGTTTTTTGCAAACTAACTGAAATATTTAAATATACTTTGGATATCCAGGTGAATGTATGA
- a CDS encoding nuclease-related domain-containing DEAD/DEAH box helicase has product MANMYPTFPVNGSPLSETGLFDLLKNRLDNDFYVFHSVDYILSVPRKRVKEGQIDFLILHPKLGLLVLEVKGGKDIYYEGAQKQWYSITHFGDNESIKDPYLQGRQQTHDIIKYLDNLPINGFFASQMPFGNGVIFPSANPHFGNMPPHAERWMTITADDLEKIDKNIIAIMKRWGNGKTYGGTTNKVLKQLIQKSLIPVFKLTYAIGDHIKHQDKVLWKMTEQQCRYIDFIEQHKRVLIRGYAGTGKTVLAQEKARRAALNGRKVLLLCYNRPLKEYLSDSLSDFEGDITVENFHSLCRKYIIESGQEFSPPDKNQSIFWEEEVPLMMLQALEITLERFDTVIVDEAQDFSNEWWTVVEELMYSKDTCELYIFCDPEQDIYRRTGFFPVSNAPFMLTENCRNTKKITKLICKISGMEIKNPVNHPDGLPVVFKNHDTLAEELNVLESLINNLTGVEKIPVQNIIILSYYKRNSTCISNVDKLGKFAIVENPHVIVKNQVRFSTIGMFKGLEADVVILIDVNEHIADDKLILYIATSRAKHLLYILSKGVISKRYE; this is encoded by the coding sequence ATGGCAAACATGTATCCCACCTTCCCGGTAAATGGGTCTCCCCTATCTGAGACCGGTTTATTTGATCTTTTGAAAAACAGACTGGATAACGATTTTTATGTTTTTCATTCTGTTGATTACATTTTATCTGTTCCCCGGAAGAGAGTAAAAGAAGGACAGATTGATTTTCTGATATTACATCCAAAGTTGGGACTATTAGTCCTTGAAGTCAAAGGAGGAAAAGATATTTATTATGAAGGTGCACAAAAGCAATGGTACTCTATCACTCATTTCGGAGATAATGAATCAATTAAAGACCCCTATTTACAGGGAAGACAACAAACTCATGATATTATAAAATATCTTGATAATTTGCCGATAAACGGATTTTTTGCATCTCAAATGCCTTTTGGAAATGGTGTGATTTTTCCTTCAGCAAACCCTCATTTCGGAAATATGCCTCCTCATGCAGAGAGATGGATGACAATAACTGCTGATGACTTGGAGAAAATTGATAAAAATATTATTGCCATTATGAAACGCTGGGGAAATGGGAAAACTTATGGAGGAACTACCAACAAAGTCCTAAAACAATTGATTCAAAAATCCTTGATTCCGGTATTTAAACTTACTTATGCCATCGGTGATCATATCAAACATCAGGATAAAGTCCTGTGGAAAATGACCGAACAACAGTGCAGATATATTGATTTTATAGAACAGCATAAAAGAGTTCTTATCCGAGGGTATGCAGGTACCGGCAAAACAGTACTTGCACAAGAAAAAGCCCGTCGGGCTGCTCTAAATGGCAGGAAAGTTCTTTTACTATGTTACAATAGGCCTCTAAAGGAGTATCTCAGCGATAGTTTGTCAGACTTTGAAGGTGATATAACCGTAGAAAATTTTCACAGTCTTTGCCGAAAATATATCATTGAAAGTGGTCAGGAATTCTCTCCACCGGATAAAAATCAGTCAATATTTTGGGAGGAAGAGGTCCCTTTGATGATGCTCCAGGCTTTGGAAATCACCTTGGAAAGATTTGACACTGTAATTGTGGATGAAGCACAGGATTTCAGCAACGAATGGTGGACAGTTGTGGAAGAGCTTATGTATTCAAAGGATACTTGTGAACTATATATCTTTTGTGACCCTGAGCAGGATATATATCGTAGAACCGGTTTTTTTCCTGTTTCAAATGCCCCGTTTATGCTCACTGAAAATTGCAGAAATACCAAAAAGATTACCAAACTAATATGTAAAATCAGCGGCATGGAAATAAAGAATCCGGTTAATCATCCTGACGGATTACCGGTTGTATTTAAAAACCACGACACATTGGCAGAGGAACTGAATGTTTTGGAATCGCTGATAAATAATCTGACAGGCGTTGAAAAGATACCTGTGCAAAATATTATTATTCTATCATATTACAAACGAAACTCCACCTGTATTTCAAATGTTGATAAACTGGGAAAATTTGCAATAGTTGAAAATCCTCATGTTATAGTAAAAAATCAAGTTAGATTTTCTACAATAGGTATGTTTAAAGGGCTGGAAGCGGACGTTGTTATTCTGATTGATGTTAATGAACATATTGCAGATGACAAACTGATTTTGTATATTGCCACATCACGAGCAAAGCATCTTCTGTACATTTTATCAAAGGGGGTGATTTCAAAGAGATATGAATAA